From the Candidatus Bathyarchaeota archaeon genome, one window contains:
- the iorB gene encoding indolepyruvate ferredoxin oxidoreductase subunit beta has protein sequence MRPFKLVISGVGGQGTLLASRLLAEAAIRSGLDVIIGETYGMAQRGGPVMGHLQIGGEDRSPQIPPGEADALLGFEEAEAVRRGAVYLKEGGLAIVNTRRLHPVEVISGMAEYPSRDALMALLSEVTDNIVSFDATALAEEAGDPVTTNVVMLGALCASGILPFQEELLLETMRESVPARYLDVNLKAFILGKKAFTNHKRRQTGIQK, from the coding sequence ATGAGACCCTTCAAGCTGGTTATCTCAGGGGTGGGGGGCCAGGGAACCCTTCTCGCCTCTAGGCTCCTGGCGGAGGCTGCCATAAGGTCAGGTCTAGATGTCATCATAGGAGAGACCTACGGGATGGCTCAGCGTGGAGGACCGGTCATGGGGCATCTCCAGATCGGCGGGGAGGATAGGAGCCCCCAGATCCCCCCTGGAGAGGCCGACGCCCTACTGGGGTTCGAGGAGGCGGAGGCCGTTAGGAGAGGAGCAGTATACCTGAAGGAGGGGGGATTGGCGATCGTGAACACCCGCAGACTCCACCCCGTAGAGGTGATATCAGGGATGGCTGAATATCCAAGCAGAGATGCGTTGATGGCTCTACTCTCCGAAGTGACCGATAATATCGTCTCTTTCGATGCAACAGCCCTGGCAGAGGAGGCTGGAGACCCAGTTACCACGAACGTGGTTATGCTCGGGGCATTATGCGCAAGCGGAATACTCCCCTTCCAAGAGGAGCTCCTCCTGGAAACAATGAGGGAATCTGTGCCCGCAAGATATCTAGATGTCAACCTGAAGGCTTTCATACTCGGAAAGAAAGCATTCACCAACCATAAGAGGCGACAGACAGGCATACAAAAATAG
- a CDS encoding DUF2088 domain-containing protein, protein MMLPRMVEVQQRIEAPRIDDYVSAIKEELREKGVGEKVRPGSKIAITAGSRGIAHYPEILSTVVEEVRGAGGEPFLIPAMGSHGGATPEGQLRVLRSLGITPETVKAPIKASMEVDMIGRLDDGTPVYVDRMALRADGIIVVGRVKPHTDFKGRIESGLMKMMAIGLGKQKGAETIHGRGPEGYHRLIPEAARMIMERAPVILGLAIVENARHEIAIVKALEPQEIEAEEERLLVKAKELLARLPFREIDVLIVDEIGKNISGTGMDTNVIGRFWLPGEAEPRAPRIRRIVVLDLSEETHGNAIGIGLADFTTQRAFSKIDFHETFVNSLTAGSPETARIPIHLPSDREAIAMALRTCWLADTREAKVVRIRNTLELERFWISESLMENVRMDKELSERIEALSEPREMQFDVLGTLAR, encoded by the coding sequence ATGATGCTTCCGAGGATGGTTGAGGTTCAGCAGAGGATCGAGGCTCCAAGAATCGATGACTATGTCTCCGCCATAAAGGAGGAGCTTAGGGAAAAGGGTGTAGGAGAGAAGGTTCGACCAGGGTCTAAGATAGCCATAACGGCCGGGAGCAGGGGCATAGCCCACTATCCCGAGATCCTCTCCACAGTTGTTGAGGAGGTGAGGGGGGCCGGAGGAGAGCCCTTCCTCATACCGGCGATGGGGAGCCACGGGGGAGCAACCCCTGAGGGGCAGTTGAGGGTTCTTAGAAGCCTGGGGATAACCCCAGAGACGGTTAAGGCTCCTATAAAGGCCTCGATGGAGGTCGATATGATCGGCAGATTGGATGATGGAACCCCGGTCTACGTCGATAGGATGGCCCTCAGGGCAGATGGGATAATAGTGGTTGGTAGGGTGAAGCCCCACACAGACTTCAAGGGGAGGATCGAGAGCGGGCTGATGAAGATGATGGCTATAGGGTTGGGGAAGCAGAAGGGGGCTGAGACCATCCACGGGCGTGGACCTGAGGGGTATCACAGGCTCATACCAGAGGCTGCCAGGATGATAATGGAGAGGGCCCCGGTGATCCTGGGACTGGCCATTGTGGAGAACGCCCGCCACGAGATAGCCATAGTAAAGGCCCTGGAGCCACAGGAGATAGAGGCAGAGGAGGAGAGGCTCCTCGTTAAGGCTAAGGAGCTCCTGGCCAGGCTCCCCTTCAGGGAGATCGATGTCCTCATAGTCGACGAGATCGGAAAGAATATAAGCGGAACAGGCATGGACACGAACGTCATAGGGAGGTTCTGGCTGCCGGGGGAGGCTGAACCTAGGGCTCCAAGGATAAGGAGGATAGTTGTCCTAGACCTCTCGGAGGAGACCCATGGAAACGCCATAGGGATAGGCCTGGCAGACTTCACGACCCAGAGAGCCTTCTCCAAGATAGACTTCCACGAGACCTTTGTTAACTCCCTAACGGCCGGGTCGCCGGAGACGGCGAGAATCCCCATCCATCTTCCGAGCGACAGGGAGGCTATAGCCATGGCCCTAAGGACATGCTGGCTGGCCGACACAAGGGAGGCGAAGGTCGTGAGGATAAGGAACACCCTCGAACTCGAGAGGTTCTGGATATCCGAGAGCCTAATGGAGAATGTGAGGATGGACAAGGAGCTCTCGGAGAGAATCGAGGCCCTAAGCGAGCCAAGGGAGATGCAGTTCGATGTTCTTGGTACCCTCGCTAGATAA
- a CDS encoding S9 family peptidase, protein MLSDEDIDKIAKRVLETLVVKGSEYGPLMHMFSAIVKTADDILMYNKLSDIAYIEKVQIYGPPSQYQPNPTAQGAGNCVLFHAYTFIPKDVEGRSPLLVFPHGGVHANFNSGASNVVRELISQGYLVIAPEYRGSTGYGQAFYELIDYGGLEVEDTFAARNWMVENCELVDPKRIGIIGWSHGGLHTLMNVFKHPEAYSAAYACVPVSDLVARMGYKSQNYRDLFEAKYHIGKSAFDNVNEYRRRSPAWNVPEYNPDLHPPLLVHTTENDQDVNVLEVEHLIRSLKEKGWKFEYKVYPPTPGAHSFNRLDDKFSKGVRGEIYEFLAKYLKPPRENPLKEFIGTPNPLEHSRDN, encoded by the coding sequence ATGTTGAGTGACGAAGATATTGATAAGATCGCAAAAAGGGTCTTAGAAACTCTGGTGGTTAAGGGGTCAGAGTATGGCCCCTTGATGCACATGTTCTCAGCTATTGTGAAGACGGCTGATGATATTCTGATGTACAATAAGCTCAGCGATATAGCATATATAGAAAAGGTTCAGATCTATGGGCCACCTTCCCAGTACCAGCCGAACCCCACCGCACAGGGAGCTGGAAACTGCGTCCTCTTCCACGCATACACCTTTATCCCCAAGGATGTCGAGGGTAGGTCGCCTCTGCTGGTCTTCCCACATGGTGGGGTGCATGCGAACTTCAACTCTGGAGCTTCAAACGTTGTTAGAGAGTTGATATCTCAAGGTTATCTAGTTATCGCACCGGAGTATCGTGGAAGTACTGGTTATGGTCAGGCCTTCTATGAGCTGATAGACTATGGGGGCTTGGAGGTTGAGGATACCTTTGCAGCTAGGAACTGGATGGTAGAGAACTGCGAACTGGTTGACCCTAAAAGGATAGGAATTATCGGATGGAGCCATGGAGGGCTACATACATTGATGAACGTTTTCAAGCATCCTGAGGCTTATTCGGCTGCATATGCCTGCGTCCCAGTGAGCGACCTTGTTGCGAGGATGGGATACAAAAGCCAGAATTATCGCGATCTTTTCGAGGCGAAGTACCATATAGGCAAGTCGGCCTTCGACAATGTCAATGAGTATAGGCGGAGGTCTCCAGCTTGGAACGTGCCCGAGTATAATCCCGACTTACATCCCCCGCTCCTTGTGCATACCACTGAGAATGATCAGGATGTGAACGTCCTAGAAGTTGAGCATCTCATAAGGTCGCTGAAGGAGAAAGGGTGGAAATTTGAGTACAAGGTATATCCGCCAACCCCTGGGGCCCACAGCTTCAACAGGCTGGATGACAAGTTCTCGAAGGGTGTTAGAGGAGAAATATACGAGTTCCTAGCGAAATATCTAAAACCACCAAGAGAAAACCCCCTAAAAGAGTTCATTGGCACACCTAACCCTCTTGAGCATAGTCGAGATAATTAA
- the iorA gene encoding indolepyruvate ferredoxin oxidoreductase subunit alpha: MSARVMMMDEPGRVALLMGNEAIARGAIEAGVSVAAGYPGTPSSEIGDALSQVADALGFYFEWSTNEKVALEVAFGASMCNQRSIVSMKHVGLNVALDILNLISLRGVRGGLVLVSADDPSQHSSGQEQDNRWLAKMNCVPVLEPSTPQEAKEYTRYAFELSERRRTPVMVRTVTRLSHMRGKVTLGPISREKRMAEFDWEGFSYRVSGFDRLFRREKELNDKLKLIQEDFEELNLNLLKMGGDERFGFIGAGLSFNYAHDAVRRLGIEKEAAYLKLATSHPIPQRLVSRLIGGVDRLLVVEEVDPFVELHVRALAKEVNPKLEVYGRMSGHLPGEGELSPQILGEALARIFNLENPYRRRSELEERVRGTIFERMLTFCAGCPHRATIYALKSAVIKVRGDPRRVVVNGDIGCYGLAHTPPLNFEDTYFCMGASIGVSQGMRHVGVDCISLIGDGTFLHAGIPGLINSVYNQADIKVVIADNQTIAMTGFQPHAGSGKTATGKPTRRVLIEDIARACGVDQVEVVDPYNLREAEEAFIRMLESKGVSVVIARRICATEAVRMLRPRRPTPYRVDEDVCIGCRLCLNTFGCPALEWDGEKGLASVNETLCMGCGVCSQICPQGAIGRAGAV, translated from the coding sequence ATGTCCGCCCGCGTAATGATGATGGATGAGCCTGGGAGGGTTGCCCTCCTCATGGGTAATGAGGCCATAGCTAGGGGGGCTATCGAGGCTGGTGTCTCCGTCGCGGCAGGGTATCCTGGAACCCCCTCATCGGAGATAGGTGACGCCCTCTCTCAGGTTGCTGATGCTTTGGGTTTTTACTTCGAATGGTCGACGAATGAGAAGGTCGCCCTAGAGGTCGCCTTCGGGGCTTCCATGTGCAATCAGCGTAGCATAGTCTCGATGAAGCATGTCGGTCTCAACGTGGCCCTTGACATCCTGAACCTGATAAGCCTCCGGGGAGTGAGAGGCGGCCTGGTTCTGGTCTCGGCCGATGATCCCTCACAGCACAGCAGCGGCCAGGAACAGGATAATCGCTGGCTGGCTAAGATGAACTGCGTCCCGGTTCTCGAGCCTTCAACCCCTCAGGAGGCGAAGGAATACACTCGCTACGCCTTTGAGCTCTCAGAGAGACGCAGGACGCCCGTCATGGTTCGAACCGTCACAAGGCTCAGCCATATGAGGGGGAAAGTGACCCTCGGCCCCATAAGCAGAGAGAAGCGGATGGCAGAGTTCGATTGGGAGGGCTTCAGCTACAGGGTATCAGGGTTCGACAGGCTATTCAGGAGGGAGAAGGAATTGAACGATAAACTGAAACTCATCCAGGAGGACTTCGAGGAGTTGAACCTCAACCTCCTAAAGATGGGCGGCGATGAGAGGTTCGGATTCATAGGCGCAGGTTTATCCTTCAACTACGCCCATGATGCCGTCCGAAGGCTTGGGATCGAGAAGGAGGCGGCATACCTTAAGCTGGCGACATCGCATCCGATTCCCCAGCGCCTCGTCTCCAGGCTCATTGGAGGTGTTGATAGGCTCCTGGTGGTCGAGGAGGTGGACCCGTTTGTGGAGCTGCACGTCAGAGCCCTGGCGAAGGAGGTGAACCCCAAACTCGAGGTCTACGGGAGGATGAGCGGGCACCTCCCAGGTGAGGGGGAGCTCAGCCCTCAAATCCTAGGGGAGGCCCTGGCCAGGATATTCAACCTCGAAAATCCTTATAGACGCCGCTCGGAGCTGGAGGAGAGGGTTCGAGGGACGATATTTGAAAGGATGCTTACCTTCTGCGCTGGATGCCCCCACAGGGCGACCATCTACGCCCTGAAGAGCGCAGTGATAAAGGTGAGAGGAGACCCGAGGAGGGTTGTTGTGAATGGAGATATTGGATGCTACGGGTTGGCCCATACACCACCGCTGAACTTCGAGGACACCTACTTCTGCATGGGTGCGAGCATCGGGGTGTCACAGGGGATGAGGCATGTAGGCGTGGACTGTATATCCCTGATAGGGGATGGAACCTTCCTCCACGCAGGGATACCGGGCCTCATAAACTCCGTCTACAACCAGGCCGACATAAAGGTCGTGATAGCCGACAATCAGACCATCGCCATGACGGGATTCCAGCCCCACGCCGGTTCAGGTAAGACTGCGACCGGGAAGCCCACGAGGCGCGTATTGATAGAGGACATAGCCAGGGCCTGCGGCGTAGACCAGGTCGAGGTTGTAGACCCCTACAATTTGAGGGAGGCGGAGGAGGCCTTCATCAGGATGCTGGAGTCGAAGGGGGTCTCGGTGGTGATAGCCCGGAGGATCTGCGCCACGGAGGCCGTGAGGATGCTGAGGCCCAGACGCCCCACACCATATCGAGTAGATGAAGATGTATGCATTGGTTGCAGGCTATGCCTAAACACCTTTGGATGCCCAGCCTTGGAGTGGGACGGCGAGAAGGGATTAGCCAGTGTCAACGAGACCCTCTGCATGGGCTGCGGTGTATGCAGCCAGATATGCCCTCAAGGAGCCATAGGCAGGGCTGGGGCGGTGTAG
- a CDS encoding cation-translocating P-type ATPase, translating to MSLRESEDHHDEIGLLLAVLLGFTIAISAILDWFLGGPPLNLAPLLEEAVTASSLIYHISVISIAVYIGYLGLREFLLERRLSVEFLMSAASLGALYLGHLLEAATVLLLYSISEYLEGFIEYRARRAVEGLSSYMPEEASVLVDGVERRMSLLKVEPGMTLLVRVGERIPLDGEIVEGSSYIDQSLVTGESTPVLRGRGEEVYAGTLNTSGVLKVMVRRRAEEALVSRIGRLVEESRRRKARVEGVVERFSRFYVPIVLLLALASVTAMPRLTGDPPSTWIYRALTLIVISCPSALLVSVPASIFTAITTAARRGVVIKGGVHLERMARVRAVLFDKTGTLTLGRPSVHEARWVGTQEDKALAYAAALEQYSNHPAAQAIVRWASERGLDYAGLRVINPEEIPGMGIAGYVEDSFVAVGSLELMKHYGCDCGWMEGLYKNDRHTAVCISIGGEALASICLMDEARRDAKRAVEVLRGMGIKTVMLTGDRSEIALDTAERLGVDEFYAGLLPEDKLGIVERMRIRHGMVAMVGDGVNDAPALAASDIGIAMGGSRVDMALESADVVLVKDELIKIPYMIKLSKKTVEIARQNILISIAAKITIGILGMLGLIPLWTAVAAGDDGLTLTLILNTIRVTRVKPSA from the coding sequence TTGAGTTTGAGGGAAAGCGAGGATCATCATGATGAAATAGGGCTCCTCCTTGCAGTTCTCCTAGGTTTTACCATCGCCATCTCCGCTATACTAGACTGGTTTCTGGGAGGGCCCCCACTAAACCTCGCTCCACTACTGGAGGAGGCTGTTACCGCCTCGAGCCTCATATACCACATCTCAGTCATCTCCATAGCGGTCTACATCGGGTATCTCGGTCTAAGAGAGTTCCTCCTAGAGAGGAGGCTTTCAGTTGAGTTCCTCATGTCAGCTGCCTCCCTTGGGGCCCTGTACCTTGGCCATCTGCTCGAGGCCGCGACCGTCCTGCTCCTCTACTCCATCTCCGAGTACCTAGAGGGCTTCATAGAGTATAGGGCGAGGAGGGCGGTTGAGGGGCTATCATCATACATGCCTGAGGAGGCGAGCGTGCTGGTCGATGGTGTTGAGAGGAGGATGAGCCTGCTCAAGGTAGAGCCGGGGATGACCCTCCTGGTCAGGGTTGGGGAGAGGATCCCCCTGGATGGCGAGATTGTTGAGGGATCCTCCTACATCGACCAGTCCCTGGTTACGGGGGAGTCCACCCCAGTGTTGAGGGGTAGGGGGGAGGAGGTCTACGCGGGCACCCTGAACACGAGCGGGGTTCTCAAGGTCATGGTTAGAAGGAGAGCCGAGGAGGCCCTTGTCTCGAGGATCGGGAGGCTCGTCGAGGAATCTAGGAGGAGGAAGGCCAGGGTTGAGGGGGTGGTGGAGAGGTTCTCCAGGTTCTATGTGCCCATAGTCTTACTCCTAGCCCTTGCCTCGGTCACAGCCATGCCACGGCTGACGGGGGACCCCCCATCGACCTGGATATACAGGGCCCTAACCCTCATCGTGATCTCCTGCCCCAGCGCCCTCCTAGTCTCGGTCCCTGCATCCATCTTCACCGCGATAACCACGGCGGCGAGGAGGGGGGTCGTAATAAAGGGAGGTGTGCACCTCGAGAGGATGGCAAGGGTCAGGGCCGTCCTCTTCGACAAGACGGGAACCCTCACCCTGGGGAGGCCCTCAGTCCACGAGGCCAGATGGGTGGGAACTCAAGAGGATAAGGCTCTGGCCTACGCCGCAGCCCTCGAGCAGTACTCCAACCATCCGGCAGCCCAGGCCATAGTCAGATGGGCCTCTGAGAGGGGGCTCGACTACGCCGGGCTCAGGGTCATCAACCCCGAGGAGATCCCGGGTATGGGGATCGCTGGTTATGTTGAGGACTCCTTCGTGGCGGTGGGAAGCCTGGAGCTGATGAAACATTATGGGTGCGACTGCGGGTGGATGGAGGGGCTCTACAAGAACGACAGGCACACAGCCGTCTGCATATCGATAGGGGGTGAGGCTCTCGCATCCATATGCCTCATGGATGAGGCCAGGAGGGATGCCAAAAGGGCGGTAGAGGTTCTAAGGGGGATGGGGATCAAGACGGTCATGCTCACGGGGGACCGCTCAGAGATAGCCCTGGATACTGCGGAGAGGCTCGGGGTTGATGAGTTCTACGCTGGACTCCTTCCGGAGGATAAACTCGGCATAGTCGAGAGGATGAGGATTAGGCACGGGATGGTCGCCATGGTCGGGGACGGGGTGAACGACGCCCCAGCCCTAGCAGCCTCAGACATCGGGATAGCCATGGGTGGGAGCAGGGTCGACATGGCTCTGGAGTCTGCGGACGTAGTCCTTGTGAAGGACGAGCTCATCAAGATACCATACATGATTAAACTGAGTAAGAAGACCGTTGAGATTGCGAGACAGAACATACTCATATCGATAGCGGCGAAGATCACCATAGGCATCCTGGGCATGCTGGGCCTGATCCCTCTATGGACGGCCGTGGCGGCGGGAGATGACGGCCTTACATTAACCCTCATCCTAAACACGATAAGAGTGACAAGAGTTAAACCATCAGCCTAG
- a CDS encoding CopG family ribbon-helix-helix protein: MPVVSLTLPEELLERLDEFVKSRGYYSRSEAFRDAVRNLISEWEFSRRESNYVATTIMVTSDYKDEEVDLRIGEIRHEFDDIVVENIHRHIGQRYCLEILLAEGDYKRILDLIGRIRGIRGIDQVRTMFIPI; encoded by the coding sequence ATGCCTGTCGTGAGCTTGACCCTCCCGGAGGAGCTTCTGGAGAGGTTGGATGAGTTCGTTAAATCGAGGGGGTATTATAGCAGGTCTGAGGCCTTTAGGGATGCTGTTAGGAATCTCATATCGGAGTGGGAGTTCTCGAGGAGGGAATCAAACTATGTGGCTACAACGATAATGGTGACATCAGATTATAAGGATGAAGAGGTGGATTTAAGGATCGGCGAGATAAGGCATGAATTTGATGATATTGTGGTAGAGAACATTCACAGGCACATCGGGCAGAGATACTGTCTTGAGATATTGCTGGCTGAGGGAGACTACAAGAGGATTCTTGATCTCATTGGTAGGATCAGAGGCATTAGAGGGATAGACCAGGTAAGAACGATGTTTATACCAATATAA
- a CDS encoding alanyl-tRNA editing protein AlaX, with amino-acid sequence MTRLLSLEDPYVKEFKATVLAQSIINGWNALVLDQTAFHPEGGGQDSDMGEIHGPHGLAVVSSAVELDGVIYHLCDRLEGVFNPGDPVDGEVDWNHRYGLMRNHTASHILWATLERELPRARIMGSHVSADKTRFDLEIDRDELKRSLPRIEFTANRIVVENRPVKIEILDRIEAISRLRSYGKITFDLPKDAEWIRIVEIEGWDISACKGLHVRRTGELGSIRLLKRTSKGRNLDRVEFAAGPV; translated from the coding sequence ATGACCAGGCTCCTATCCCTCGAAGACCCATATGTTAAGGAGTTCAAGGCCACCGTCCTCGCCCAATCCATAATAAATGGATGGAACGCCCTAGTCCTAGACCAGACAGCCTTCCACCCAGAGGGGGGAGGCCAAGACTCGGATATGGGGGAGATCCATGGACCCCACGGCTTAGCCGTAGTATCTTCAGCCGTCGAGTTGGACGGGGTCATCTACCACCTATGCGACAGGCTTGAAGGAGTCTTCAACCCAGGAGACCCGGTGGATGGAGAGGTGGACTGGAACCATAGGTATGGGCTGATGAGGAACCACACAGCCTCCCATATCCTCTGGGCCACCCTCGAGAGGGAGCTCCCAAGGGCCAGGATCATGGGCTCCCACGTCTCCGCAGATAAAACCAGGTTCGACCTAGAAATCGACAGGGATGAGCTGAAGAGGAGCCTCCCAAGAATAGAGTTCACGGCCAACAGGATAGTAGTGGAGAACCGCCCCGTGAAGATAGAGATACTGGATAGGATTGAGGCCATATCAAGGCTGAGGAGTTATGGGAAGATCACCTTTGATCTTCCTAAAGATGCTGAATGGATCCGTATAGTTGAGATTGAGGGTTGGGATATCTCGGCGTGCAAGGGCCTACACGTGAGAAGAACCGGCGAGCTCGGATCTATAAGACTCCTAAAGAGAACTTCTAAAGGGAGAAACCTTGACAGGGTTGAGTTCGCAGCCGGGCCCGTCTAG